In Candidatus Accumulibacter cognatus, the genomic window TGAAGGTCGACGACGCGGCCGGCGTCATCTATCTGTTCGAGAGGGGCGTGCCCGCCGCGCCGGTAGCGAGCGCAGCCGCACCCCCGAAGAACTACCTGTGGCATATCCTGATCGGGATGGCGGTCGTGGTGGGGCTGTTCATTGCGGCCATCCTCATCAGCCAGCGCGCGCATGCGTTCATCGCGACGCAGGATGCTCCGGTCGCGCCAAGCCTGCGCACCGGGCAGCAGGTGGCCACGCTCCTCGCACGCTCGAACCCTATCTGCCTTCGCTGCACCGCGACCCGGCCAAGGACCGCCACCGCCTGAGCGTCGTCATCGTGCCACTGGACGGCTCGGTGTCGCGCGACGTGTCCCTGACCGGCAAGCTCACCCCCCAATGCTTACAGTTTGGCCAAGGTGCTGGGCAGCGACAGCCAGACGCTGTGGTCGGTGCGGCCGGGCTGTGGGGGGGGGACCTGCGCCGTTTCACACCGGTGTCGGTGGCGCGATTGCGCGCGGTCAATCCCGCAGTGTAGCCGCTTGGTGGGACGGCACACGTGGCGCCGCGGTGCACCAAGGCCGCTTGCGGCTGAGCCCATCGGCTCGCCGCGAATGATCGAGGTCGATCCACTCGCGTTGAGGGCCAGCCCGAAAGCGCCGGTGGGGCAATCCCGGTGACCGATCCAGCCCACTCCGGCCGAACTCCTCGCCGCCAGCGCCATCGTCGCGCCCGATACCTGGCTCGGACTGCACTCACCCCCGCCGAGGGGGACGCGGCGCTGGCGACACGCAGCACCCTGAAGCCGGTGGTGGTACAGGCGGACGGACGACGGTTCGAGCGTCGCTTGCACCGCTCGACGCTGGTAGCCGGCCTGGGGCGGCTGGCGACAGCCTGCTGATGGTCTGCACCGCGCCCACGCCAGCGCGCACGTCGGGCGGGAATCACTCCCTTTCGCCAAGCATGGTACAGACGACACGACGGCTGGACCTCGGGCCGTCGAACTCGCAGAGGAATATGCCTTGCCAGGTTGACAGACCGAGCCTGCCCCCGATGATGGGGATTGATTCGGAGGGGCCGACCAGGCCCGCCTTGATGTGAGCATCGCCGTTGTTGTCCTGCTGATCGTGCAGCCACACCCCGGGCGGGATGATCTTGGCGAGAAAGTTCACGACATCCGTCGGCACGCTCGCATCCCAGTTCTCCTGGATCATGATCGCGGCTGTTGCGCCCTGGGCATACACGCTGACCAGCCCGTCGCGCACCCCGCTCTCCAGCACCGCCTGCTCGACGCGCGCCGTGATATCCACCAGTTCTTCCTTGCGGTTCGTCCGCAGATCGATGATCGCACGCATGTTGCTGCCTGGCGTTATGCTTCGAGATGGCTGTACTTCAGCAACAGAATCGGCCGGCACGCAGGCGAGATGCGTCGGCGGGCGGCCTGGTCCTGCAGCGCGTGCAGCAGGTATTCGACGAGTTTCATCAGCGCTTCCGCTGTCGATGGGAACGGCACGATT contains:
- a CDS encoding YjbQ family protein, whose product is MRAIIDLRTNRKEELVDITARVEQAVLESGVRDGLVSVYAQGATAAIMIQENWDASVPTDVVNFLAKIIPPGVWLHDQQDNNGDAHIKAGLVGPSESIPIIGGRLGLSTWQGIFLCEFDGPRSSRRVVCTMLGERE